The Kroppenstedtia pulmonis genome has a segment encoding these proteins:
- the acpS gene encoding holo-ACP synthase, with translation MITGIGTDLIEMARVEQVGLDRLSARILSKEEKEFLPTDTKRKREFVSGRFAAKEAVAKAMGTGIGKTLGFRDISVVPDSLGRPIVHLSQVAVLSLKGNREVRIHLSITHTREYAAAFAVLEEC, from the coding sequence ATGATCACCGGAATCGGAACCGATTTAATCGAAATGGCCAGAGTGGAACAGGTGGGATTGGATCGGCTGTCTGCCCGGATTCTTTCCAAGGAAGAAAAAGAGTTCCTGCCAACTGACACCAAGAGGAAACGGGAGTTTGTATCAGGTCGCTTCGCTGCCAAGGAAGCCGTGGCCAAGGCAATGGGGACGGGAATTGGGAAGACCCTGGGGTTTCGGGATATCTCTGTTGTTCCCGACTCCCTGGGCAGACCCATTGTTCATCTGTCCCAGGTGGCGGTTCTATCTTTGAAGGGGAATCGGGAAGTCCGGATTCACCTTTCGATCACTCATACTCGGGAGTATGCTGCGGCCTTTGCCGTATTGGAAGAATGTTGA
- a CDS encoding ABC transporter permease, with product MKAYGRLTWAQLLLFFRNKNTIIWSLLLPVFMMLALGTLMGQSGSTQFSLNAVVADQDGTSLSKDMVEAFRQTEGLKVTVSDPKSALNQVKSGEADLAILLKKGMADRFNKKSGVEKSDQVILYLDKSNPTVAEIGSTLVTDAVDKVNRKQMDYHPLVTAKEVNVQSRSLGYIDFLVPGVLSLMIMSNNLNAVAATIASWRERGILRRMQGTPLSSSTFIAGQITARLLLNGIQALVVLLVAYFVFDVHIYGSWWLLLFFLFLGILTFMSIGFIIANLAKNPESASPIAGLVSFPMIFVGGIFFPIRDLPGLLQPIVKLIPIGYLTDSLRGVMNQGAGLGELWIPAAVLTGWMIVSFTVAAFTFRWDD from the coding sequence ATGAAGGCATATGGACGTTTGACATGGGCGCAATTGTTGTTGTTTTTTCGAAATAAAAATACGATCATTTGGTCCCTGTTGTTGCCTGTCTTTATGATGTTGGCATTGGGTACTCTGATGGGCCAAAGTGGGAGTACTCAATTTTCCCTGAATGCGGTGGTGGCGGATCAAGACGGTACATCCTTGTCCAAGGATATGGTAGAGGCTTTTCGCCAGACTGAAGGGTTGAAAGTGACGGTATCGGATCCGAAATCTGCATTGAACCAAGTGAAATCGGGAGAAGCCGATTTGGCGATTTTGTTAAAAAAAGGAATGGCTGATCGTTTTAACAAGAAGAGTGGAGTGGAAAAATCGGATCAGGTGATCTTGTATTTGGACAAGAGTAATCCCACTGTGGCGGAGATAGGCTCTACTTTAGTCACTGATGCAGTGGATAAAGTGAACAGGAAACAGATGGATTACCATCCCCTTGTCACTGCCAAGGAAGTGAATGTTCAAAGTCGTTCCCTTGGGTATATAGATTTTTTGGTTCCCGGTGTATTGTCTCTGATGATCATGAGTAACAACTTAAATGCTGTGGCTGCAACCATCGCCTCATGGCGGGAACGGGGCATTCTCAGACGGATGCAGGGTACCCCCTTGTCCAGTTCCACCTTTATCGCCGGTCAGATTACGGCTCGTCTGCTTCTTAACGGAATCCAGGCCTTAGTGGTTTTGTTGGTGGCTTATTTCGTTTTTGATGTCCACATATACGGTTCCTGGTGGTTGTTGTTGTTCTTTCTTTTCCTGGGGATCCTCACCTTCATGTCGATTGGATTTATTATTGCCAATCTGGCCAAAAACCCGGAGAGTGCTTCTCCGATTGCAGGCTTGGTATCCTTCCCCATGATCTTTGTCGGTGGAATCTTTTTTCCGATACGGGATCTTCCCGGCTTATTGCAACCCATCGTCAAGTTGATTCCTATCGGGTATCTGACGGATTCCCTTCGAGGTGTGATGAATCAAGGAGCTGGATTGGGAGAGTTGTGGATTCCGGCTGCCGTTCTGACCGGATGGATGATCGTCTCCTTTACAGTGGCGGCATTTACCTTTCGTTGGGATGATTAA
- a CDS encoding ABC transporter ATP-binding protein, which produces MIQVHNLVKEYNGTRVVDQISFQVEKGEIFGLLGPNGAGKTTTMEMVEGLRQPDGGEIKVDGIDGVRERSRIKEVIGIQLQSTALFEHLTVKEIIQLYGSFYPRMRSVDELLQSFDLEKKAKTWVKHLSGGQRQRLAIAIAVVHDPKVIFLDEPTTGLDPKARRSLWDVVIGLRDEGRTIFLSTHYMEEAEQLCDRVAIMDSGKIKALDSPTGLIRDLASDSVVEFLSAEAESEEFHHLEGVKQVEQTADGNTMLLTDHLQGTLRGLIHLADQKGWTLSGLRTRTATLEDVFLQRTGKRLTDE; this is translated from the coding sequence ATGATACAAGTACATAATTTGGTAAAGGAATACAACGGGACACGGGTTGTGGATCAAATCAGCTTTCAGGTGGAAAAAGGGGAGATTTTCGGTTTACTGGGTCCCAATGGAGCCGGCAAGACTACCACGATGGAAATGGTGGAAGGCTTGAGACAGCCTGACGGCGGCGAAATAAAGGTGGATGGAATCGATGGGGTACGGGAACGCTCCCGGATCAAAGAAGTGATTGGTATCCAACTCCAGTCTACGGCACTGTTTGAACATTTGACAGTGAAAGAGATCATCCAGCTTTACGGCAGTTTTTATCCCAGGATGCGATCCGTGGATGAGTTGTTACAGTCCTTTGATCTGGAGAAAAAAGCGAAAACATGGGTCAAACATCTTTCCGGCGGGCAACGGCAACGCTTGGCCATCGCCATTGCTGTGGTTCATGATCCCAAGGTGATATTTTTGGATGAGCCGACAACCGGTCTGGATCCAAAAGCCCGAAGGAGTTTGTGGGATGTGGTCATTGGATTGCGGGATGAGGGACGAACCATTTTCTTATCCACACACTACATGGAAGAAGCGGAGCAACTTTGTGATCGGGTGGCGATTATGGACAGCGGCAAGATTAAGGCCCTGGATTCACCAACAGGTTTGATTCGGGATTTGGCCTCTGACAGTGTGGTGGAATTTTTGTCTGCAGAAGCGGAATCAGAAGAGTTTCACCATCTGGAAGGAGTTAAGCAAGTGGAACAGACGGCTGATGGCAATACGATGTTGTTGACGGATCATTTGCAAGGAACGTTACGGGGATTGATCCATTTGGCTGATCAAAAGGGATGGACACTCTCCGGCTTACGGACACGGACAGCCACTCTGGAAGACGTGTTTTTGCAACGTACAGGAAAGAGGTTGACGGATGAATGA